Below is a window of Deinococcus fonticola DNA.
GGAACGCTGCCCGGAGCTGCTGGTGGTGCCGCCGCGCTTCGAGGCGTACCGCGAGGTCAGCACGCAGATTCGCGCGGTGTTTCACGAGTTCACGCCGCTGGTCGAGCCGCTGTCGCTGGACGAGGCTTACCTGGACGTGACTTACCCGCTGAAAGGCGGCCCGAGTGCCACGCGCCTGGCCGGGCGCATCAAGCGCGACATTCTGGACTGCACCGGCCTGAGCGCCACGGCGGGCGTCAGCGTGAACAAGTTCCTGGCAAAACTGGCGAGTGGGCTGCACAAACCCGACGGTTTGACGGTCATCTTGCCCGAGCAGGTGGAGGCACTGCTGGCCCCGCTGCCCGTCACGGACTTCCACGGCATCGGCCCGGCCACGGCGGCGCGGTTGCGAGCACACGGCATCCACACCGGAGCCGACCTGCGGCGCAGCGACCCGGCCCAGCTGGCCGGGTGGTTCGGCAAGGTCGGCGAGCATTACTGGCGCGTCGCCCACGGGCTGGACGACCGCCCCGTCGACCCGCACCGCCCACACAAGAGCATCGGCGCGGAGGAGACGTACGGCGACGACCTGCGCGGCGTGCAGGTGGTGCGGCAGGCGCTGCCCCCCATCGCCACGAGTGTCGAGCGCCGGCTCCTGCGCGCGGGCCTGGCTGGGCGCACCGTGGTGCTGAAAATCAAGTACGACGACTGGAGCATCGTCACGCGCCGCACCACCCTGACGCACGCCATCTGGCACGCCGGGGAACTGGCGCAGGTCGCGTCCAACCTGGTGACGCCGGAACTCGTGCAGGGCCGGGCGGTGCGCCTGCTGGGCATCACCTGCGCGGGCCTGGTGCCTCCCTACGACCCGCCGCCCCGCCTGCTGTGACCTTCGCTGGGCGGCCGGTCGTACAGGCTGGCGTAATGGGCGCCCAGTTCCTCCAGAAAGCGCATCTCGCGCTTGGTGGTGGTGCTGCTGTGCACCGACTCGACACTGAGCAGGGCGGCGCCCACTGCCAGCACCGAAGCCCCGGCAATGGCCAGCAGCAGCGGCAAAATACCCATGCTGCGGGCCGTGAGGCTCTCCACGCCGATCAGCAAGCTGGTCAGCACCAGCAACATCACCGCCAGGTAAAAAGCCCGCAGGGCGCGGTGCA
It encodes the following:
- a CDS encoding DUF2721 domain-containing protein; protein product: MADQSLSVLTAMITPAVLISGAGTLIMSTSARLGRSTDRVRALTARFKELVSEEGQRQPLAREEKSMIIAQLPRLTRRTRYLHRALRAFYLAVMLLVLTSLLIGVESLTARSMGILPLLLAIAGASVLAVGAALLSVESVHSSTTTKREMRFLEELGAHYASLYDRPPSEGHSRRGGGS
- the dinB gene encoding DNA polymerase IV; the encoded protein is MSAPVRKVIHVDMDAFYASVEQRDDPALRGRALAVAWGGKRSVVLTASYQARVFGVRSAMPLYRALERCPELLVVPPRFEAYREVSTQIRAVFHEFTPLVEPLSLDEAYLDVTYPLKGGPSATRLAGRIKRDILDCTGLSATAGVSVNKFLAKLASGLHKPDGLTVILPEQVEALLAPLPVTDFHGIGPATAARLRAHGIHTGADLRRSDPAQLAGWFGKVGEHYWRVAHGLDDRPVDPHRPHKSIGAEETYGDDLRGVQVVRQALPPIATSVERRLLRAGLAGRTVVLKIKYDDWSIVTRRTTLTHAIWHAGELAQVASNLVTPELVQGRAVRLLGITCAGLVPPYDPPPRLL